From Thermodesulfobacteriota bacterium, a single genomic window includes:
- a CDS encoding RNA polymerase sigma factor: MGADRLEEQDERLAGRAAKGDRAAFETLMTRHRQTVYRLCWSATGNPADADDAAQETFVRLFRSLSSYDPSRPFAPWLRKIAWNTSLSVLRDAKVGVPRVPEEEAPEPVDPSPDPSAAAERGEEAERVAGAMAGLPPELRTVLVLRAVEGLSYAEIAESTGVPAGTVMSRLSRARERLAALLGKGRGERE, translated from the coding sequence ATGGGAGCGGACCGGCTCGAAGAACAGGACGAGCGGCTGGCCGGGCGGGCGGCGAAGGGCGACCGCGCGGCGTTCGAGACGCTGATGACGCGCCACCGGCAGACGGTCTACCGCCTCTGCTGGTCGGCGACCGGGAATCCTGCCGACGCGGACGACGCCGCCCAGGAGACGTTCGTGCGCCTCTTCCGGTCCCTTTCCTCCTACGACCCGTCGAGGCCTTTCGCGCCCTGGCTCCGGAAGATCGCCTGGAACACGAGCCTGTCCGTGCTGCGCGACGCGAAGGTGGGCGTACCCCGGGTGCCGGAAGAGGAGGCCCCGGAGCCGGTCGATCCTTCGCCGGACCCTTCGGCGGCGGCGGAGCGGGGGGAGGAGGCGGAGCGGGTCGCGGGAGCGATGGCCGGGCTTCCGCCCGAGCTGCGCACGGTGCTGGTGCTCCGGGCGGTCGAGGGGCTCTCCTACGCGGAGATCGCGGAGTCCACGGGGGTGCCGGCCGGGACGGTGATGTCCCGCCTCTCCCGCGCCCGGGAGAGGCTGGCCGCCCTTCTGGGGAAGGGACGGGGGGAAAGGGAGTGA